A segment of the Caretta caretta isolate rCarCar2 chromosome 13, rCarCar1.hap1, whole genome shotgun sequence genome:
TCGTAGACGTAACTCCCAAACTAGGCCAAATGACTCCTGCTTTGGGGAATAAGTGTCTCGTTCGTACTGGGAGGGGCTGGTGTCTGTCAGCAATTCGTCTCACTGTGACAGAATCCCCGTCACATCCCCTGAGCTGCCAAATCAGCATCGCTTCATTGCCGTccatgctgatttaccccagcctGCTGTCTAGGGCCTGAGCCATGCATGAGAGAGCCTGGGCTCCTGGTTATTCATGGGTAAATCCCACTTCCCTTTACACGATCTGGCCACCTGGCTTTTCCTTGGGTGTGAAGTCTGCCTCCCTTCCTGGCCTAAGCTGCTGGCTAGCAGAATGCTGGTAACTAGCTGCTCttgtgctgggggtgggctgCGTTTCACCCGCGGATGAAGTCATACGTCCACTATAACATTCCTACAACATAAAAAACTTTAAACGCTATTATGAAAATTACTTCTTGGAAGGAAGTcacagcacactaaaaatagcatcaGCCCACTCTAGTGAACAGCCACCTGCTACCACGTGCCTGCTACACGTCatggagctggggagagggacACCGGCAGCGTCTGCAGGGCTGAACAGAGCGTGGAGGAGGGTTACTAATGAACTCAAACCCAGCTGCAGATGGTGCCTCCGGGCTGGGGTCAATGAGCGAGCTGCCCAAAGGACTGGATGGGTACCACAGCCTCCTTTCGAGGTGGCTAAGAGTGACCTGGGCAACATGAGCAGCATCTCTGGCCATGGCACTAAGTGCATTTCAGCTTCTCCCTGCTCACCCACCCGTTCTCTCGTCCTTTCCCCTTCCTCAGTTCAGAAGTGAACCTGTGGCAAATAGGGAACTAGAAACAATGACGTTCCTTGAGCAGCGACACAcctgagttggtggcagagctggaaacagaaccacTGGGTGACTCACTCACTGCAGAGCAAGGCCAGCTCTAGGCTCAGGGGGAGACAGAAAAACCAATTTGGCACCTCACAAGCTGCAAGCCACGTGCCTGGGCAGACAGAGCCACTAGCCCCGAGGCGCACTCACACTGGGGAAGGTATGTGGTAACCGGGTATTGCTCTTTATTTTACACAGTTCTGTACAAATCAGCATTTACACATGTATACAAGTCTTTGTACAGCATAAACCACCTGAAGAAAACAGTGTCTTTCAGGAGGGGCCATCCCGGCCTCCTCCGTGAAGGTGTAAAAAGAGAATGAAACTGGTACGTTCCTGGAGAGCCCGAGtgcagtccagggaccctcagccACAGAAGGGTACTGAAGGTCCAGTAACCCCTCCAGGCGGAAATGAGCTTACACATGGGCTGGAAACCACTCTGAGCGTGTAAGCCAGGGGTTCACGCTTAGGTGTGGGAGGTGTTTGACTAAATCCCCAAGCTGTACTGGTTTCTAGCAGCATCTCCAGGCTACCTGCTAGGCCTTTTGATCTGTACACGCAAGGGGAAATCACACTCAGTGCCACAGGAGGTCCCTGCAATGGCACCTTCTGTTGCTTTACTAGGCATACGGAAGGCAAGCAGGGATGTTTGTGTTTTTCCCTCAGGAGTCAGTAAGATCAAGTCTCCTCTTCCCTGCGTGTGCTGGAGGACCAGAGAGCTGGAACAGGCACTCTCGTATCCTGTTAACTGAAGCATGGATAGAGGATTTCAACCTTTAACAAAGATCTTTCCTGCCAACTGCGTCTGGTGCTGGAGCTAGAGATGTTAACAGGAAAAACAATGTTAAAAGTCGACTATAACTCTCAACTACTCATTATTTGCTCCTCGATACTTGTGATATCAATCCTACCAGCTCTCTAGTTGCCCAGCATCTGATAAGCAAAGCAGGtgagacaagacctgaatttctaatgtttaaaaaacaaaaaaaaaaaacagcagaaagATTTTCAGATGGGGGAGGGAACTCCTTTCCGGCTGCCTTTACACAACAGAAAAGGCCACATCCCCCCCCACTGTATTTTAATTGTACAGGTCAGGCAGGATTTGCAGAAGCCCCTGAATTAGGAGTATAAACCCCACTGAATGGGACTTATACTCCCAACTCACTTCAGTGCTTTGGAAAAATCCTCccacacactccctctcttcttaATTCCCGGCCTGGGCCTATCACAAACCACACCAAGTTAAACACAGGCCAAACGCTGCAGAAGGGCTCATCTCTCTTGGTAGCTATATAGGAAGGTATCTTCTGTTTCAATGAGATCAACTACAAGCATCCAAGGTGCCCCTGATGGAACCAGGGTCCTGGGTTTGTATTTAGGCAAGGAAGGTAAACCATGTGAGAAAATAACCCCTGGGGGAGAGCACCCTCCTCTTCTAGGAgtggatttttattatttattttttttaataaagtgcttCATTTAACAGCTCTTCCCATACCCGCAACTCCATTTATTGCAGAGGATGTCACCAGCAACTTCCCATTGGTTGGGCAGCCCACTCCCATGCAGCCAGAAATTGACAATACCTTTTAAACCTGCAGCATGTTAGAAGACATGCCAGCAAAGGGGAGGAGTGATTGCTTGAGTGGAAACAACCTGATCACTGACTAGCCAGATGTCACTAGAAAGCAAGGTGCCCACAAAGAAGGGCCAACAACAGAAAGGGGAATTGTGCAAATTTCCttcttgctgttttgtttttgtttgttgaatCAAAACATACCACAGACATCAGCAACTGCAGGAGCAAAGGGCAATTTTTTTGCTCAGAGCCCTGCTCCGACCCGATAAAGTTATGCTTGGATACGGTGCACACTGCTATGCTATCTAGGCACTATTATGTCCTTACGCTGCAGTTCTGAATGGCATGGTGCCTTCAGGACAGAGGGCACAGTCAGAGTCCCTCAGATATAAAACTGACTATATTAAGAACTAATAAAAGGCTCCAGATTACTGCAGAGCACAAAGCTTCTAGTCTATTCAGATTTCCTTAACTCTTCAACCAACACCTAATTTCCATGTGTGTAACTGCTGGAAACGGGGGCAGACGGCATTAGGTGGGATGCAGTGGGGGACAGTCAGTCCCCTCAGAAGCTGTGGGGCAGGGTAAGGGCACTTGTGGGAGAGGTTAGCAGCAATGGAGGAGGAGGTAGAGATGTGTAGTGTCTATTGGCTTAGTTTAAGTTAGACAGTACTAGGTGCTTGGAGGttttggggctgggaggaggagaagctggcgGCAAATCTGGTGAGCAGCTGGGCTGTAAGCACCTGGGGTCAATTTCTGGAAAAGTCACTcacctgcagcattttaagtgttgaTGTGAAAGTCTGAACAGTTAgttggagagattttaaaggggcttCCAGTGGCAATGGCTTCTGTCCTGCTGCAAGCTACTGTGGGAAGAATCTTTTAGTTTAAAGGCTGTGTTTAAAAGTTAGCAATTGAAATGGCTTCTCTCGGTGTAGTAACACTAGCTGGTATGGCCTGGCAAGTAACTGTTCTCACCTGAGGCAAATAATTCACACTCAGCCCTGTCTCATCTTGCTGAACGGAAAGAACCAACTACGCTTATTACCAGTCAAGTTGGTGTGGCTGGCTGAGAGCTGACCTCTCTCCAGCAGACCAGAAAAAGCCCATGGATGTTCCCTCCTGTAAACATACTAGACTGGGGAGATTAGGACACTAATGTAACTCATGCTGTTAGACAGTGGTGACAACCTTGAACCCTAATGTTGGTCTAGGTGGTCTATTCCCATGACAGGAATTTGCAAAACGGGTCTGCTCTACTAAAACGTTGCCTGCAGAGCAAGAAAAAGATCAGAGTGTTGATAAGTCCACGACTCTTTAGACAGCGGAGTGCTCTGGGGAGGCCAGAAAGGGGTGCCCTGGAACCAGAAAGCTACTTACATCATTCGTCAGGAGTCTAACCTCCCCCAACCCACTGAGTTCCCAGACTGATTGCTAGTGCAGATGTGACCGCTCATCTACCTGAAAATATTTCGTTGTTTCCTTTCCCATTACACTCTGGGGAGACTCTGCAGGTGTCCAGTCAGTGCGTGTGAAACCTGACCAGCCAGGCTGTTCCAGGCATTGCCAGCTCAGGAAGTGTTAGCTTCTAATTCCTCAGAGTAAGAGAGGAGGCGTTTCCTTGCTGCTCAGGGAGGCGAGAACAAGGTGAGCATCCTCACATGGTGAGCACTGCTGCTGGGCCAGTCCCCCCCTGACTCGGAGACAAAGGCAAGTTGCGTTATGGAGGGCAGCAGGACTAGAAAACTCTCTACACCAGTCATTTTTAGACAATCCTTTCAATAAAGGAAACACCGTCCTCTCCTGCTATGGCAAGACGTGATCTTTAAATTGGCAGGGCACCATTCTCCCTCCATCAGGGGAAAATCTGCAgttcaaacttgggtgcccaTTCTAGTGCACTCTTCACCACGGCAAGAGCAGCTGCCCCCAATGCCACCGTGAGCCCCATCACTGCCAGCTTGACAAAGCGGTTGGTCCTTGGTTTTGTCAAGAAGGATTTTGTCCGTTCCTCCACTCGGAGCCGGTCCCTGAAGCGCTGTCGCAGCACAGCGTCTGGTCTCTGCTGGGCTGAAGCCAACTCAAAGTCTTTAAAGGTGGATGCAGCGGTCCTGCAAGTGAAAGAGACCgaattaaagagaaaaggagctgaaggggtCCTTCTGCACCCAGACACCCTTAGCCCACAGaaagctgctctgagcaggatgAGCTTCCTCAATATACTCCACCCTGCTGGCTGAATGAGAGCGATGAAGGAGCAGGGGACTGCGGACCTACACTGTCCTAAAAGCAACTAACTGAAGTGCAAAGAGAAATGTTGGTAGAAACACCTGCTCCACAAGATACTCCCAAAGCCAGAGGGATAAAGCCAGAGGGTGAGTGACTGCAAAAGATGGAAACCGGTGTTCTAAAGAGAACCTGAAAGAGACCCTTGGCATGGAAAAGCAGCACTCTGGAGTAGTGAGGGCCTTTCAGCTTTGCTGGTTTGACTAGGCATTAACAGAGCATTGCTAACACttagttcatggaggagaggtccatcaatggctatgagccaggatgggcagggatggtgtccctaacctctgttgccggaagctgggaatgggcaacaggggatggatcacttgatgatgaccctctggggcacctggcattggccacagtcagaagacaggatactgggttagatggagctttggtctgacccactctggccgttcttatgttagtCAGTCCCTAAGTACTGTTCTGCTGGTGTTCTATCCACCAGCCCCAAGAACAGTCCATCCAACAAACAGTGTATCATCTTAATACCACACTGAAAGCTGAACAAAGCTCTGCCCATTAACCCGACCAAGTGCTATGGGGTTTAGATTTGTGTGGGGACCAAATGGCAGACAGGCGCTTTCGCTTTTGGACCCAGAGACGAGGAATCCCAGCCCACAGAAGGAATGGatccagcagggagggggcagcataAGGGAAGTCCCAAGGGAGCGAGGATGCTGTCACAGAGTTTGTGCAGAAAAGGAAAAGGCAGAGCCTGATGGAATGACCCAATCTGTATGGCTTGGCTTTCTTTTAAAGAGCTGTGACTAGGTGAAATGGAACATTCTGCCTGCCCAGGTCCGAAGCACGAGGATTTAAAGCACATGATCTGATCCTAGTCATACTCCATTCCTGCGAGCACTTTCTGAGATGGACACTGGGCTTCCCTCCTGAACTGCGCCAATGCTGCGTGCTGGGAGTCGCACAGCAAAAATGCACGCCGTCCAGCACTCACCTCTCAACACGCTGCTGTGCTGCCTTCCTGGCAAGCTCTGATGGAGGAAACTGGACAAAGAgatccccagctctgctaatCAGGGTTTCGTAAGGAAGGTCCTGCGGGATCTGGGACAAGAGATGGTGGACGGAAGCCATGTCGCATTCGCAGTCCAGAACCTCCTGCTCCCGATACAACACGATCTGCAAAGGGAAAGAAGCAGCAGCTCAGTGCTCTGGGGTAGGCTGGTGCCCTTTCTGTTTTCATTCACTACTGCTGCCTCTAGGGCCTGGAAGGAACTTGGTCTGCCATGAAAAGGGTCCCTCCACCCCTCAATTCTAATGAATTCCTTGATCCAGCCTGAAGGCGCATATTAGAACATCACATTCTTGAGTGAGGAGACATAGTAAGTTCCCCTAGCTGCACTGAAGCCATGAAAAGCTCCTGCCGGAGGTGCTGTGGCTTTGAGAGCAGTCCAAGACTCCTGAGCCAGGCCCAGTCAGTATCTGAACAAGGCACCCTGGGGTGAAACTGCTTTGGAAGCGACATTTGTTTAGGTGGCACTCAGATAAATGGcacatggacacaaatcagaaacCTGCTTGCAACCAAGCCCTTACTGTAAATAATGCCTTGTTAAGTCTCCATCTCAAATTGCAGTGGCAATGCCAAGAAAAAGAATTCCAGTCAGTATTGAACCCAGGGTCTGCCCAACACATTCACTCATTTCTGTAGTATGAAACAATAGGCTTAAGCTTGTTGTATATCCTGCTTCCCTCTTGGCCACACAGTGCAGCCATGACGACTGCCCTGTATGGGAATAGCAGGAAGGTGCATACAGCTAGGATTCTACTCCCAGGATTCAGAGATCAGGGCAGTGGGCAAAGAGAGACATGTGATGTTCTTCACTAAAAACACACTGAACTCACTAAATCCCATTTCCTTGGAAAGGGCCTTAGGTACACCTGACATTCTAGATGGAACAGGGTTAGAAACCAATGCTGAATTCACTAGCCCCATCTGTGTAACTGTTAATGGTACACACTGGTTTCATTCACTTACAAAGTCACAACACTGATACCTACCACAGCAGCAAAGTAAATGGGCATCAGCGGGTGGCATGCCAGGAAGAAGTCATACAATCGCACCACGTGTCGGAAGTCAGCCAGGACATGCCCAAACCAGGTTATGAGCCAACTGAGTGCAAAGATGGTCCCCACTTCAGCACTGTGCAAACAGAAAACACCCAGTTAGACAGCTCATCTGCTACCAGAATCTCCTCTGCCACACCTCTCCAGTGTGGATAAAAGTACCTTCTGGTGATCCCTTAATGGCAGGGGTTCCTCCATTTCTGGTAAGGGATGGGCCATTGACCACCAGTGATGGGAGATTAGGGCCCAGCCCACCACTGTAACTgtgcctccctccctctgacaGACAGATGCTACCACCATGGAAACGCCCAGTACTGCACCACATACACTCAGGTGCATCTTGGAACGTCACATATATCCGAGGATTCCCTCAGTTCCCAGATCACCACCGCGTGAAAGCGGTTCATTCAGAGAGGGGACAGTTCAATCACAAAGGTCGGGAGTTTGACCCTGGAGTCTCTCTTCAGAAGCGTTTTAAAGAGAGTGATGTATGCTGCACTTGTGTATAGCACACTGCACGCTATGAGTTACAAACCCTCCAGCCGGGCTCCCCACTCTGAGATGGACACTGGGCTTCCCTCTGGGAGTCGGCCGTCAACCTCATCACTACAGACATATTGCTTGCACAGTGGACAGCGCAGCCGTGGGTCTAGTGGGCAAGGGACTCTGAACAGAAGTTTGCCATTTCTGCTTTTCCCTGGACAGGTCCCCCCTTTCCCCGATTTCAACCCACCGCCATTTTTGAAAGAGGCCCCAATTATCCTCAGGGCCAATGATAAACTGCAGAAGGCCCCCAGAGGAGATGTCTCACGCCCACAAAACTATACAAACGAGGCAATCAGAACTGACTAATTAGAATTATGTTCCACACCAGCTGCTAATCATTTTGTCATGCAAGCACAGATGACAAGGAGCCAGGGTGGTGATGCCACAGTATGAACCAGCCCTCAAGACACAGTGTAATGGCTTCAGAAGcaaggggcagcagggctgctggaAAACCAAGGGCCACAGGGGTTTCCGCATTTATCAGTGGTGGGGCCACCCCTCCATTTTGAGGAAAGCACCGCTGTGCTGTGCAGGCCCTGACCCAGCTGAGCCACACAGTGCCTTGGAATAACACCATGAGAACGGCAGGgcttggctgggagctgctgctgagccTCTTGAGAAAGGGAAAGGGTTGGTGAACCCTGACATACCTTTGCATGAAGTCATGGAGTTCAGGGTTCACCTGGTCTATAATGGGCATCAGGTAATTTAAAATGTGCTTGGTGTTGTCCATAGTTGGGTCCATAAAATCCCTGTCATGAGACAAACAAAAGCTCCATCAGGCTACAGTGTCATTCCGGTCCCATTCACCACGGCGACTGCACAACACACAGAGCCAATCAGTAGTGAAGACACACTTGCAACCCAGTTGACCCCGGGGTGGGGCTGTCCCTACAACTGCATCTCGGAGCGCTGACCCTGTTGCATTCCACCCCTTCCAGAGGTCCAGTCTCACAACAAGGAGTCAGAAAAGAGCCAGGGACTCTGCCCTAGCACACCCTCTTCCCTGGAACAGCCACCTACCACTAGCAGTAAGAACTAACAGTGGGTCTACACATAACCTTGCACTGAAATTACAGCACTGATTTTATTCACACCTTTGGCTACGTCCGTGCACGCCTGAGTGCAGACAGGCCCAGAGTTAGGAAAATAATGTGAGCACAATCCTAATGCCTTCCCAGTGCCAAGGGTTGTAGCCAACAGCTCCCCAATGGGGGACGGGAGAAGACTCCCTTCAGAACCAGTCCAGAGGCCGActtccagcctggctgacacACACAACTCACTCAGATTCTCCCACGGTACCTGACCGTGCTCACCGCTGACCAGGTCCAGGACAGCCTACTGCACTGCGTGAAAAGTGAGCCATTGTCCTAGGCCACCCTGGGGGAAGCCATGGAAGTGAGAATGGAACAGGTGGTCACATGTGGGGCTATGAAGTGGGTTTTTAATGTACAGAGGCAGTGCATTCCACAATAGAACAACCAGCCCTCACTTCAGCTTTCCCCTCAGCATGGCTCTCTGTGAAGTCATTTGCTATTCACATCATTACCACAGCAGTTTCATAGCACCcctggccttgttagcactgtcGGCTGAAAGCAGCCAGTCTGTTCATGCTTTGCTTTTCGGGCTTATGgggcctttttgttttccctacaTTTCCAGACTCTTCCCTATGTGAATGGCAGGTAAGGCTTCTCCACAACATGGGGCTTCTGACAGGGAAGGTGGGCAGGAAGCTCCTCGTCACCCCACTCTGCAGGAGACGTGCCACACGTGCCCAGCTGAAGTACCTGAGGTGGTGGGTCGAAAGCTTTTCCACAAGAGCAGTCGCCAGTCTCTCCCCCACGACCAGCAGAAAAGTGACCACAATGTCATGATAGCCCTGGTAGTAGTGCAGCTGGGGGTTGCGCTGTAAAACCTGCAGGATGATGTCGATCAGTTCTTCCTGGAGCCCTTCCCTCTGCTCATCTGGCATCCCTGTGGGGACAGCAGCAGATGGGCCTAGTGCAACGCTGAGTCAGAGACCTGACAAGGTACCTGCCATGTACTGTGTCAGTCACCCACAGAATCCCAGGAGCAGTCTAACCAGCTCTACCATGCAGAGACAATCTCAATGTCCTGACAACTGTCAACCAACCCTATCTGAGTGTGGGGCATGGTGCCGTGGCCTGAGCATGGGACTAGAAACTAacaactcctgggttctaatcctggttctggCAACTTCTGCAATGGCCTTTGGCAAGTT
Coding sequences within it:
- the TBC1D20 gene encoding TBC1 domain family member 20 isoform X2; translated protein: MSLLRRPPPDGTAPHEYNSKKKRKVAEIYQALNSDPIDVAALRRMAISEGGLLTDEIRCKVWPKLLNVKTDDLPPAPGKELREDNEDYQQVLLDVRRSLRRFPPGMPDEQREGLQEELIDIILQVLQRNPQLHYYQGYHDIVVTFLLVVGERLATALVEKLSTHHLRDFMDPTMDNTKHILNYLMPIIDQVNPELHDFMQSAEVGTIFALSWLITWFGHVLADFRHVVRLYDFFLACHPLMPIYFAAVIVLYREQEVLDCECDMASVHHLLSQIPQDLPYETLISRAGDLFVQFPPSELARKAAQQRVERTAASTFKDFELASAQQRPDAVLRQRFRDRLRVEERTKSFLTKPRTNRFVKLAVMGLTVALGAAALAVVKSALEWAPKFELQIFP
- the TBC1D20 gene encoding TBC1 domain family member 20 isoform X1 is translated as MLDYSCNPDTLFFVPLAEYNSKKKRKVAEIYQALNSDPIDVAALRRMAISEGGLLTDEIRCKVWPKLLNVKTDDLPPAPGKELREDNEDYQQVLLDVRRSLRRFPPGMPDEQREGLQEELIDIILQVLQRNPQLHYYQGYHDIVVTFLLVVGERLATALVEKLSTHHLRDFMDPTMDNTKHILNYLMPIIDQVNPELHDFMQSAEVGTIFALSWLITWFGHVLADFRHVVRLYDFFLACHPLMPIYFAAVIVLYREQEVLDCECDMASVHHLLSQIPQDLPYETLISRAGDLFVQFPPSELARKAAQQRVERTAASTFKDFELASAQQRPDAVLRQRFRDRLRVEERTKSFLTKPRTNRFVKLAVMGLTVALGAAALAVVKSALEWAPKFELQIFP